From a single Abyssibacter profundi genomic region:
- a CDS encoding HVO_A0114 family putative DNA-binding protein, which produces MATLTLTVQTTEQFKASALSALNAGGDGGDAVHAFASAELLFDLLTTNRLGVLRALCGVGAIGLRELARRVERDPTGVLRDVKALTDAGVLRRSEDGKVSLGFDAVHVDCTLEAAA; this is translated from the coding sequence ATGGCAACGCTGACCCTGACCGTGCAGACCACGGAGCAATTCAAGGCGAGCGCGCTGTCGGCGTTGAACGCCGGTGGTGATGGCGGCGATGCGGTGCATGCCTTTGCCAGCGCGGAGCTGCTGTTTGACCTGCTCACCACCAACCGGCTGGGCGTGCTGCGTGCCTTGTGCGGCGTAGGCGCTATCGGGCTGCGCGAGCTGGCTCGGCGCGTGGAGCGTGATCCCACAGGGGTGCTGCGGGATGTCAAGGCACTCACCGATGCCGGGGTGCTGCGACGAAGTGAGGACGGCAAGGTCTCGCTGGGCTTCGACGCCGTACACGTGGATTGCACGCTGGAGGCTGCGGCGTAG